A single window of Mycobacterium sp. ITM-2016-00318 DNA harbors:
- a CDS encoding LuxR family transcriptional regulator, with amino-acid sequence MAKNWPVVARDDEYTTIQSALVEQHGVCGIVLVGDAGVGKTTLARLVTQSLPTRVQWVAGTESARSIPLGVFAHLVGAATSRDPVAFLAAARETIIAEGHSIIGVDDAHLLDQLSATLLHQLALDGSVRIVATVRSGETVPDAITSLWKDGYLERLHLMPFTKDQCVKLIETALGGRVEGLSADLMWESSGGNALFVKHLVEGALEAGTLRQVRGVWQLRGRTAVTSELASLLDSRVDQLPDNVLHALRLLTFCEPMDLDTLSGVAGVDAVEDAENRGLIRVVEEHSGIEVRFNHPLFGEVIRRRLGVAAARRLRGEVVRALQGQPLRGPAERIRLAELSLDSDQSPEGDLLVSAARDAIALTNVTLGERLARAAVTRGGGLVASELLARSLLWQGKSAEAEETLSAYDPNQMNELELVRWGLARIANLHWSMGEAEGADMVLDLLCDRVAHPGLKLVVAGVASASRLFENELKEAVELSRLVLASSDASSAAVEWAVFGGALALALMGRGDEVQAVAERGHQIGDKVDGLLRYLTAFGEVRALALGGEFDCAAKRSADIVRITSAGQYLAWGMANVLVGTVELSRGRFADTVSRMEQTVAALTSESAASWSFPARLLLAQSYCALGRADAGAKMVAELRTRSGKHVAVFGPQLRIAESWLAAAEGNVSAAIEVALDAARLASDSAQSAIEMLALHDAVRFGDRSCLDRLADVAAGAGGRLASMIAAHATAVRDRDAAGIFAAAQQFEQIGALLSAADASAQAAVAFEACGDRRRSMESAAAATRLAAECGGIRTPALELAAHPLPLTVREREIANLVAAGLSNKEIADRLVVSVRTVEGHLYRACIKLDISDREDLAAMIRTPA; translated from the coding sequence ATGGCCAAGAACTGGCCGGTCGTTGCGCGCGATGACGAGTACACGACCATCCAGTCAGCGCTCGTCGAGCAACACGGCGTGTGTGGCATCGTTTTGGTCGGAGATGCCGGAGTTGGCAAAACAACGCTCGCTCGCTTGGTCACGCAGTCGCTCCCGACGCGGGTGCAGTGGGTCGCGGGCACCGAATCGGCACGCAGCATCCCGCTCGGCGTATTCGCGCACCTGGTAGGCGCTGCGACGTCGCGGGATCCGGTGGCCTTCCTGGCCGCAGCGCGCGAAACGATTATCGCCGAAGGGCATTCGATCATCGGCGTCGATGATGCGCATTTGCTTGACCAGCTGTCGGCAACGCTGCTGCATCAGCTGGCGCTGGACGGCTCGGTGCGCATCGTGGCCACCGTGCGGTCCGGCGAAACGGTGCCCGATGCGATCACCTCGCTGTGGAAGGACGGTTATCTGGAGCGTCTTCACCTGATGCCCTTCACCAAGGACCAGTGCGTGAAGCTCATCGAGACGGCGCTCGGCGGCCGCGTCGAAGGCCTGTCGGCCGATCTGATGTGGGAGTCGTCGGGCGGCAACGCGTTGTTCGTCAAACATCTCGTCGAGGGCGCGCTGGAGGCAGGCACGCTGCGCCAGGTCCGCGGGGTGTGGCAGTTGCGCGGGCGCACCGCTGTCACCTCGGAACTGGCGTCGCTGCTCGACAGCCGCGTCGACCAGCTGCCCGACAACGTGCTGCACGCGCTGCGGCTGCTGACGTTCTGCGAGCCGATGGACCTCGACACGCTGAGCGGCGTCGCCGGCGTCGACGCCGTCGAGGATGCGGAGAACCGCGGGCTGATCCGCGTCGTCGAAGAGCACAGCGGTATCGAGGTGCGGTTTAACCACCCGCTGTTCGGCGAAGTCATCCGCAGGCGGTTGGGCGTGGCGGCGGCGCGACGGCTGCGCGGCGAGGTGGTGCGCGCACTGCAGGGCCAGCCGTTGCGGGGCCCCGCGGAACGAATTCGGTTGGCGGAGTTGAGCCTCGACAGCGACCAGTCGCCCGAGGGCGACCTGCTGGTGTCAGCTGCGCGGGATGCGATCGCGTTGACCAACGTCACGCTCGGCGAACGGCTGGCGCGCGCGGCGGTCACCCGTGGCGGCGGGCTGGTGGCCAGCGAGCTGTTGGCGCGCTCGCTTCTATGGCAGGGCAAGTCGGCAGAAGCAGAGGAGACGCTCAGCGCCTACGACCCCAACCAGATGAACGAACTCGAACTGGTGCGATGGGGTTTGGCGCGGATCGCGAACCTGCATTGGTCGATGGGCGAAGCCGAGGGCGCCGACATGGTGCTGGATTTGTTGTGCGACAGGGTGGCTCACCCCGGCCTCAAGCTGGTCGTCGCCGGCGTTGCGTCGGCTTCGCGTCTCTTCGAGAACGAGCTCAAGGAAGCGGTCGAGCTGTCGAGGCTGGTGCTCGCCAGCTCCGACGCGTCATCGGCCGCCGTCGAGTGGGCGGTGTTCGGCGGTGCGCTGGCACTCGCACTGATGGGCCGCGGTGACGAAGTGCAGGCGGTTGCCGAACGCGGGCATCAGATCGGCGACAAGGTCGACGGACTGCTGCGCTACCTTACGGCGTTCGGCGAAGTTCGCGCGCTCGCACTCGGCGGCGAGTTCGACTGCGCGGCAAAACGATCCGCCGACATCGTGCGTATCACCTCGGCGGGCCAGTACCTGGCATGGGGCATGGCCAACGTCCTTGTCGGAACCGTCGAGCTGAGCCGCGGACGCTTCGCCGACACCGTCTCGCGCATGGAGCAGACGGTGGCGGCGCTGACATCGGAGTCGGCGGCGTCGTGGAGTTTCCCCGCGCGGCTGCTGCTCGCACAGTCGTATTGCGCGCTCGGCCGCGCGGACGCGGGCGCCAAGATGGTGGCCGAGCTGCGCACCAGAAGCGGTAAGCACGTCGCGGTATTCGGCCCGCAGCTGCGCATCGCCGAGTCCTGGCTGGCCGCGGCGGAGGGAAATGTCAGCGCCGCAATCGAAGTCGCACTGGATGCCGCTCGGCTCGCGTCGGACTCTGCGCAGAGTGCCATCGAGATGCTGGCACTGCACGACGCGGTGCGGTTCGGCGACCGATCCTGTCTGGACCGGCTGGCCGATGTCGCCGCGGGGGCAGGCGGCAGGCTGGCGTCGATGATCGCGGCGCACGCAACGGCCGTCCGCGACAGGGACGCCGCCGGGATATTCGCAGCGGCCCAGCAGTTCGAGCAGATCGGCGCGCTGTTGTCGGCCGCCGACGCCTCAGCGCAGGCGGCGGTGGCGTTCGAGGCCTGCGGTGACCGTCGTCGCAGTATGGAATCCGCGGCCGCGGCGACCCGGCTCGCCGCGGAGTGCGGCGGGATCCGCACGCCCGCACTGGAGCTGGCGGCGCATCCCCTGCCGTTGACGGTTCGCGAGCGCGAGATCGCCAACCTGGTGGCCGCCGGACTGAGCAACAAGGAGATCGCCGACCGTCTGGTGGTCTCGGTGCGCACGGTCGAAGGGCATCTTTATCGCGCGTGCATCAAACTCGACATTTCCGACCGTGAGGATCTGGCGGCGATGATCCGTACGCCTGCATAA
- a CDS encoding DUF2235 domain-containing protein, translated as MKNVVMCFDSTNDRPGSPDATNAETLFRLLDHSAEDRQLAWYDAGEAALNSPRLFNPAARRWRAEVAAAARESVIDAYFYLAEHWAPGDRIFLLGAGRGAYCARALARMLGTVGMMVDRGDNVVDFALAAYSLPAQSRTTEDWRHIHRMICALQGRNDVAVPVHFLGLWDTVKVPGTPTLCEEDWSGNVVSGRYAVAIDGGWGPFGECRIGRDDDTIEEVWFRGAHCDVVGGPNAYWPLADITLDWMIDGVVKAGALVCDTAVPRTPAPSELDALAEGARSLRFRKVPDDALVHASVDVYLRAHPDYWRRLPSHIVWSDLDWAARAERLPVAETAPLVKARSDADELAAVAS; from the coding sequence ATGAAGAACGTCGTGATGTGCTTCGACAGCACAAACGATCGTCCGGGGTCCCCCGATGCGACCAACGCCGAAACCTTGTTCCGGCTGCTCGACCACAGCGCCGAAGACCGCCAGCTCGCCTGGTACGACGCCGGTGAAGCGGCACTCAACTCGCCGCGACTGTTCAACCCCGCGGCTCGCCGCTGGCGTGCGGAGGTCGCAGCCGCCGCCCGCGAATCCGTCATCGACGCCTACTTCTACCTGGCCGAGCACTGGGCGCCAGGCGACCGGATCTTCCTGCTCGGGGCGGGCCGCGGCGCATACTGCGCGCGGGCGTTGGCCAGGATGCTCGGCACCGTCGGGATGATGGTCGACCGCGGGGACAACGTCGTCGACTTTGCGCTGGCCGCCTACTCATTGCCCGCCCAGAGCCGGACCACCGAGGACTGGCGCCACATTCACCGCATGATCTGCGCACTGCAGGGCCGCAACGACGTCGCCGTGCCCGTGCACTTCCTCGGCCTGTGGGACACCGTGAAAGTCCCTGGCACGCCGACGCTTTGCGAAGAGGATTGGTCGGGCAATGTCGTCTCGGGACGGTATGCGGTCGCCATCGACGGCGGGTGGGGGCCGTTCGGCGAATGCCGGATAGGACGCGATGACGACACCATCGAAGAGGTCTGGTTCCGCGGCGCGCACTGCGATGTCGTCGGCGGGCCGAATGCATACTGGCCGCTGGCCGATATCACTCTCGACTGGATGATCGACGGTGTGGTCAAGGCAGGCGCACTCGTGTGCGACACGGCCGTGCCGCGCACTCCCGCACCGTCCGAACTCGACGCACTCGCCGAGGGTGCGCGATCGCTGCGCTTCCGCAAGGTGCCCGATGACGCACTCGTGCACGCCAGTGTCGACGTGTATCTGCGCGCTCATCCCGACTACTGGCGCAGGCTGCCATCGCACATCGTCTGGTCGGATCTGGATTGGGCGGCGCGCGCCGAGCGGCTGCCGGTTGCGGAGACCGCACCGCTGGTGAAGGCGCGGTCGGACGCCGACGAACTCGCCGCGGTCGCCTCCTAG
- a CDS encoding DUF2510 domain-containing protein encodes MTTPPTPAGWYPDPERAGHLRYWDGAAWTEQISPVQQPPAPPAPETPAAPTAPEPPAEPSFAASSGAHRAPDAEPEPTPPGEPDPLSLTEQPTTEVPLREWSFEPPPLEPESTPGWATEPTSAHEPTSTPETTPETTPEPTPEPPSAGPPLPLTDQPQTKVPLRDWSDPTPESAPYADATTPTPPEPPVVEPPAGTEPSTPVDNRKLKMGYGGAVAALLLVLVLAAVYAFVIHKPDTADVSSPTSGTSTTTTEETTTSEESSASQTPLPPPPAGSATDGPLTFTVVGVDTGTTITDTENEFLTKDAQGEYITVRLTVQNTSPDPGQFLGTFQKLNAAGQQFTVDDQATFFVGGGFVDIPPGAEAAVGLAYDVPPGTVPESVELHADPASPGVVLPLG; translated from the coding sequence ATGACGACACCGCCCACCCCCGCAGGCTGGTATCCCGATCCCGAGCGGGCCGGCCACCTCCGGTACTGGGACGGTGCGGCGTGGACCGAGCAGATCTCGCCAGTTCAGCAACCCCCGGCACCCCCGGCCCCCGAGACTCCCGCGGCGCCTACCGCGCCGGAGCCGCCCGCCGAGCCCTCCTTCGCCGCATCCTCGGGTGCTCACCGCGCTCCTGACGCCGAGCCGGAGCCGACGCCACCCGGCGAGCCTGATCCGCTGTCGCTGACCGAGCAGCCGACGACCGAGGTGCCGCTGCGCGAGTGGTCATTCGAGCCGCCACCGCTGGAACCGGAGTCGACGCCCGGCTGGGCCACCGAGCCGACGTCGGCGCACGAACCCACGTCCACTCCGGAGACGACGCCCGAGACGACGCCGGAGCCGACGCCGGAGCCGCCGTCCGCAGGGCCGCCGCTGCCTCTCACCGACCAGCCGCAGACCAAGGTGCCGCTGCGCGACTGGTCCGACCCGACACCGGAATCGGCCCCGTACGCGGACGCCACCACGCCGACGCCACCAGAGCCGCCGGTCGTGGAGCCGCCCGCGGGCACCGAGCCGTCGACTCCGGTCGACAACCGCAAGCTCAAGATGGGATACGGCGGCGCGGTCGCCGCGCTCCTTCTCGTATTGGTTCTCGCCGCGGTGTACGCGTTCGTCATCCACAAGCCCGACACCGCCGATGTTTCCTCGCCCACCAGTGGAACCTCAACGACCACAACGGAAGAGACGACGACGTCCGAGGAGTCGTCTGCCAGCCAGACGCCGCTGCCGCCGCCGCCTGCGGGCAGCGCGACCGACGGCCCGCTGACGTTCACCGTCGTCGGCGTCGACACCGGCACCACGATCACCGACACAGAAAACGAGTTCCTGACCAAGGACGCACAGGGCGAGTACATCACCGTCCGACTCACCGTCCAGAACACCAGCCCGGACCCCGGCCAGTTCCTCGGTACCTTCCAGAAGCTGAATGCGGCGGGCCAGCAGTTCACCGTCGACGATCAGGCCACCTTCTTCGTCGGCGGCGGCTTCGTGGACATCCCGCCTGGGGCCGAGGCTGCGGTCGGGCTGGCCTACGACGTGCCGCCAGGGACGGTGCCCGAGTCGGTCGAACTGCACGCCGATCCGGCCAGTCCGGGAGTCGTGCTGCCACTCGGCTAG
- a CDS encoding MBL fold metallo-hydrolase, protein MTERLYFRQLLSGRDFAASDVIAAQMRNFAYLIGDRETGDTVIVDPAYAANDLVDILEADGQKLSGVLVTHHHPDHVGGSMMGFELKGLAELLERRSVPVHVNNIEAEWVSRITGIARSDLTGHEHGDKVNVGDIEIELLHTPGHTPGSQCFLLDGRLVAGDTLFIEGCGRTDFPGGDVDEMFRSLQQLAALSGDPTVYPGHWYSQEPSASLSDVRRTNYVYRASNLDQWRMLMGG, encoded by the coding sequence ATGACAGAACGCCTGTACTTTCGGCAGCTGCTGTCGGGCCGGGACTTCGCCGCGTCCGATGTGATCGCCGCGCAGATGCGCAATTTCGCCTATCTCATCGGTGACCGCGAGACCGGTGACACCGTCATCGTCGACCCGGCCTACGCCGCCAACGACCTCGTCGACATCCTCGAGGCCGACGGCCAGAAGCTGTCCGGCGTGCTGGTCACCCATCACCACCCCGACCACGTCGGCGGCTCGATGATGGGGTTCGAGCTCAAGGGCCTCGCCGAGCTGCTGGAGCGCCGAAGCGTGCCCGTCCACGTCAACAATATTGAGGCGGAATGGGTTTCGCGGATCACCGGAATCGCCCGTAGCGACCTCACCGGCCACGAACACGGTGACAAGGTCAACGTCGGCGACATCGAGATCGAGCTGTTGCACACCCCCGGTCACACCCCGGGCAGCCAGTGCTTTCTGCTCGACGGCCGGTTGGTCGCAGGCGACACATTGTTCATCGAGGGCTGCGGGCGCACCGACTTCCCCGGCGGCGACGTCGACGAGATGTTCCGCAGCCTGCAGCAGCTCGCTGCGCTCTCGGGTGATCCGACGGTCTATCCCGGACACTGGTACTCGCAGGAGCCAAGCGCGTCGCTGTCCGACGTGCGCCGCACCAATTACGTCTACCGGGCGAGCAATCTCGATCAGTGGCGGATGCTGATGGGCGGCTGA
- a CDS encoding NYN domain-containing protein, translating to MPDTVSAAEIPRVAVYLDFDNIVISRYDQVHGRSSFQKDKARGLDKDRLTKATVDIGAIIDFASSFGTLVLTRAYADWSAEINADYQSQLVGRAVDLVQLFPAAAYGKNGADIRLAVDAVEDMFRLPDLTHVVIVGGDSDYIALAQRCKRLGRYVVGIGVAGASSRSLAAACDEFVTYDALPGIPTAAPIPAKKATKRAKSRAPDDEPEPADPQPAATGLLERALRIGHEKDDADWLHNSAVKAQMKRMDPSFSEKSLGFRSFSDFLRSRSDVADLDESSTTRMVRLHRDN from the coding sequence ATGCCGGACACGGTCTCAGCAGCAGAAATCCCCCGCGTCGCGGTCTACCTGGACTTCGACAACATCGTGATCTCGCGCTATGACCAGGTGCACGGCCGCAGCTCGTTCCAGAAGGACAAGGCGCGTGGGCTGGACAAGGACAGGCTGACAAAGGCCACGGTCGACATCGGGGCCATCATCGACTTCGCATCGTCGTTCGGGACGCTGGTGCTGACGCGGGCCTACGCGGACTGGTCGGCCGAAATCAACGCCGACTACCAGAGCCAGCTCGTCGGCCGGGCGGTCGATCTGGTCCAACTGTTCCCGGCGGCCGCGTACGGCAAGAACGGGGCGGACATCCGGCTCGCCGTCGACGCGGTCGAGGACATGTTCCGGCTGCCCGACCTGACCCATGTGGTGATCGTCGGCGGCGACTCCGACTACATCGCCCTCGCGCAGCGGTGCAAGCGGCTCGGCCGCTACGTCGTCGGCATCGGGGTCGCGGGAGCCAGCAGCCGCTCGCTCGCCGCGGCGTGCGACGAGTTCGTCACCTACGACGCACTACCCGGTATCCCGACGGCGGCGCCGATACCCGCGAAGAAGGCCACCAAGCGCGCGAAGAGTAGGGCGCCCGACGACGAGCCCGAGCCCGCGGATCCGCAGCCAGCCGCCACGGGTCTGCTCGAACGGGCGCTGCGCATCGGTCACGAGAAAGACGACGCCGACTGGCTGCACAATTCGGCGGTCAAGGCGCAGATGAAGCGCATGGACCCGTCGTTTTCGGAGAAGTCGCTGGGCTTCCGCTCCTTCAGCGACTTCCTGAGGTCGCGCAGCGACGTCGCCGACCTCGACGAGAGCAGCACTACGCGCATGGTGCGGCTGCACCGCGACAATTGA
- a CDS encoding DUF4352 domain-containing protein has product MATPAGWYPDPDGLGGQRYFDGQSWTQHRSPAAQAPHLDAARAAPQRSRPSGKVIAGIIAAVAVVAVVGVTAVVMTLKTDVGDASVTHKPSDASARTSVAAAEPENESRTGVEAQTPENQASSVWQAVRDGNFEFVVTGFDRAPAVADPDFPDLQKTAAGEYLLVNMRVTNVGAEPQTFFASFNTLSDGATEFTSDDEAWIYLGNTLADLNPGDSIDTAVVFDVPVGTDPESIELHEGPFSDGVVVGL; this is encoded by the coding sequence GTGGCCACACCTGCCGGTTGGTATCCAGACCCCGACGGGTTGGGTGGTCAACGCTATTTCGACGGCCAATCCTGGACGCAACACCGGTCGCCGGCCGCGCAGGCGCCCCACCTTGACGCCGCCCGAGCCGCGCCGCAGAGGTCGCGCCCGAGCGGGAAGGTCATCGCGGGCATCATCGCCGCGGTCGCCGTCGTAGCCGTCGTGGGCGTCACCGCGGTGGTGATGACGCTGAAGACCGACGTCGGCGATGCCTCCGTCACCCACAAGCCGTCCGACGCGTCCGCCCGCACATCCGTTGCTGCGGCCGAACCCGAAAACGAATCACGGACAGGCGTAGAGGCGCAGACGCCGGAGAACCAGGCTTCGAGCGTCTGGCAGGCGGTACGGGACGGCAATTTCGAATTCGTCGTCACCGGCTTCGACCGCGCGCCCGCGGTCGCCGATCCCGATTTTCCCGACCTTCAGAAGACGGCGGCCGGGGAGTACCTACTGGTGAACATGAGGGTCACCAACGTCGGCGCCGAACCTCAGACGTTCTTTGCGTCGTTCAACACACTGTCCGACGGCGCCACGGAGTTCACCTCCGATGACGAGGCCTGGATCTACCTCGGCAACACCCTTGCCGACCTCAACCCCGGCGACTCGATCGACACCGCGGTGGTCTTCGACGTGCCGGTGGGCACCGATCCCGAGTCCATCGAGCTGCACGAGGGCCCGTTCTCCGACGGCGTTGTCGTCGGCCTCTGA
- the rpmG gene encoding 50S ribosomal protein L33, protein MASSTDVRPKITLACEVCKHRNYITKKNRRNDPDRLEIKKFCPNCGKHQAHKESR, encoded by the coding sequence GTGGCGTCCAGTACCGACGTTAGGCCGAAGATCACTTTGGCCTGCGAGGTGTGCAAGCACCGCAACTACATCACCAAGAAGAACCGCAGAAACGATCCCGACCGGCTCGAGATCAAGAAGTTCTGCCCGAACTGCGGAAAGCATCAGGCTCATAAAGAGTCGCGCTGA
- the hadA gene encoding (3R)-hydroxyacyl-ACP dehydratase subunit HadA, with translation MSSSFLDSLVGLHYRYPDHYEVGREKIREYAVAVKNDDESFFDESAADKLGYDAILAPLTFISIFGYVAQLAMFEHHNIGITDAKIVHVDQELRFLMPVKAGDLLYCDVHVHSVRQSFGTDIIVTKNIVTNDKGEVVQEAFTTLAGRSGDDEEEGGFNNGTA, from the coding sequence GTGTCATCGTCGTTTCTGGACAGCCTGGTCGGGCTGCACTATCGCTACCCCGACCATTACGAGGTGGGCCGGGAGAAGATCCGCGAGTACGCGGTGGCAGTCAAGAACGACGACGAGTCGTTCTTCGACGAGTCGGCCGCGGACAAGCTCGGATACGACGCCATACTGGCGCCGCTGACGTTCATCTCCATCTTCGGATATGTGGCGCAGCTGGCGATGTTCGAGCACCACAACATCGGCATCACGGACGCCAAGATCGTCCACGTCGACCAGGAGCTCAGGTTCCTGATGCCGGTCAAGGCCGGCGACCTGCTCTACTGCGATGTGCACGTGCACTCGGTCCGCCAATCGTTCGGCACCGACATCATCGTGACGAAGAACATCGTGACGAATGACAAGGGCGAGGTAGTACAAGAGGCCTTCACGACCCTTGCGGGCCGTTCAGGCGACGACGAAGAAGAAGGTGGCTTCAACAATGGCACTGCGTGA
- the hadB gene encoding (3R)-hydroxyacyl-ACP dehydratase subunit HadB: MALREFDSVKVGDQLPDKVIPLTRQDLVNYAGVSGDLNPIHWDDEIAKQVGLDTAIAHGMLTMGLGGGYVTSWVGDPGAVTEYNVRFTAVVPVPNDGVGAEITFSGKVKSVDPETKSVTIALSATSGGKKIFGRAVASAKLA; encoded by the coding sequence ATGGCACTGCGTGAGTTCGATTCGGTGAAGGTGGGTGACCAGCTTCCCGACAAGGTCATCCCGTTGACACGGCAAGACCTCGTGAACTACGCGGGCGTCTCGGGCGACCTCAACCCGATCCACTGGGATGACGAGATCGCCAAACAGGTCGGCCTCGACACCGCGATCGCGCACGGCATGCTGACCATGGGCCTTGGCGGCGGCTACGTCACCTCGTGGGTCGGCGACCCGGGCGCGGTGACGGAGTACAACGTCCGCTTCACCGCTGTGGTGCCGGTGCCCAACGATGGCGTCGGCGCCGAGATCACCTTCAGCGGCAAGGTGAAATCCGTTGACCCGGAGACGAAATCGGTCACCATCGCGCTGTCGGCGACAAGCGGCGGCAAGAAGATCTTCGGTCGCGCGGTTGCAAGCGCGAAGCTGGCCTGA
- the hadC gene encoding (3R)-hydroxyacyl-ACP dehydratase subunit HadC, producing the protein MAIKTDVLGMIFDYPDYFVVGREKVREYANAVKSFDPAFHDEAAAAELGHSALVAPLTFVSTFALIMQQEFFRQVDTGFQTMQIVQVDQQFRYHKPLLAGDKVWGRMEVISVNERFGADIVVTRNTAADDNGELYLEAFTTLMGHEGDNSISLKYDLETGQVVRTAPDAEAADPAPAAEGEVEAD; encoded by the coding sequence ATGGCTATCAAGACCGACGTCCTGGGGATGATTTTCGACTATCCCGACTACTTTGTCGTAGGCCGCGAGAAGGTCCGCGAGTACGCCAACGCCGTCAAGTCGTTCGACCCCGCCTTCCATGACGAGGCGGCCGCCGCTGAACTCGGGCACTCGGCGCTGGTGGCCCCGCTGACCTTCGTCTCGACCTTCGCGCTGATCATGCAGCAGGAGTTCTTCCGCCAGGTCGACACCGGCTTCCAGACCATGCAGATCGTGCAGGTCGACCAGCAGTTCCGTTACCACAAACCGTTGCTGGCCGGCGACAAGGTGTGGGGCCGGATGGAGGTCATCTCGGTCAACGAAAGGTTCGGCGCAGACATCGTCGTGACCAGGAATACGGCCGCCGATGACAACGGTGAGCTGTACCTCGAGGCGTTCACGACACTGATGGGCCACGAAGGCGACAACTCGATCTCGCTGAAGTACGACCTCGAGACGGGCCAGGTGGTGCGGACGGCCCCGGACGCCGAGGCGGCCGACCCGGCGCCTGCCGCCGAGGGCGAAGTCGAGGCGGATTAG
- the secE gene encoding preprotein translocase subunit SecE — MSDEPEGTGSVVTQPTRPTGKRSRRGAAVDGDATTGAKEAPALEESGKGKKKTKKAAKGPRRNPIAYVINYLREVIGELRKVIWPNRKQMVTYTMVVLVFLVFMVTLIGLVDLGVAKVVMMVFG; from the coding sequence GTGAGCGACGAGCCCGAAGGCACCGGCTCCGTGGTGACGCAGCCGACGCGACCCACCGGTAAGCGGTCGCGGCGCGGCGCCGCAGTCGACGGCGACGCCACGACCGGCGCCAAAGAAGCGCCCGCGCTCGAGGAGAGCGGCAAGGGCAAGAAGAAGACGAAGAAGGCCGCTAAGGGGCCGCGTCGCAACCCGATCGCGTATGTCATCAACTACCTGCGCGAAGTCATCGGCGAGCTGCGCAAGGTCATCTGGCCGAACCGCAAGCAGATGGTCACCTACACCATGGTGGTGCTGGTCTTCCTGGTGTTCATGGTGACGCTGATCGGACTGGTCGACCTCGGCGTTGCCAAGGTCGTGATGATGGTGTTCGGCTGA
- the nusG gene encoding transcription termination/antitermination protein NusG has translation MADEAAESLEETSAAEAVEDAPIEADEAPAEPAESDVATEAVPEEDEDEDPAVALKKDLRLKPGEWYVIHSYAGYENKVKANLETRVQNLDVGDYIFQVEVPTEEVTEIKNGQRKQVNRKVLPGYILVRMELNDESWGAVRNTPGVTGFVGATSRPSPLMLDDVVKFLLPQGAAKKTAKSTAGAAASEATLERAPIEVDFAVGESVTVMDGPFATLPASISEVNAEQQKLKVLVSIFGRETPVELTFNQVAKI, from the coding sequence ATCGCAGACGAGGCCGCCGAGTCTCTCGAGGAGACCTCCGCGGCCGAGGCCGTCGAGGATGCTCCGATCGAGGCCGACGAAGCCCCGGCCGAGCCCGCCGAGTCCGACGTCGCAACGGAAGCGGTGCCGGAAGAGGACGAGGACGAGGATCCGGCCGTCGCGCTGAAGAAGGACCTGCGCCTCAAGCCGGGCGAGTGGTACGTCATCCACTCCTACGCCGGCTACGAGAACAAGGTGAAGGCCAACCTCGAGACTCGCGTGCAGAACCTGGACGTCGGCGACTACATCTTCCAGGTCGAGGTGCCCACCGAAGAGGTCACCGAGATCAAGAACGGCCAGCGCAAGCAGGTCAACCGCAAGGTGCTGCCCGGCTACATCCTGGTGCGCATGGAGCTCAACGACGAGTCGTGGGGCGCGGTGCGCAACACCCCTGGCGTCACCGGCTTCGTCGGCGCGACCTCTCGGCCGTCGCCGCTCATGCTGGACGACGTCGTCAAGTTCCTGCTGCCCCAGGGCGCGGCGAAGAAGACCGCCAAGAGCACTGCCGGCGCCGCTGCGTCCGAGGCAACGCTGGAACGGGCGCCCATCGAGGTCGATTTCGCGGTCGGCGAGTCGGTCACCGTCATGGACGGCCCGTTCGCGACGCTGCCCGCGTCCATCAGCGAAGTCAACGCCGAACAGCAGAAGCTCAAGGTGCTCGTGTCCATCTTCGGTCGCGAGACACCTGTCGAACTGACCTTCAACCAGGTCGCCAAGATCTAG
- the rplK gene encoding 50S ribosomal protein L11 has product MAPKKKVAGLIKLQIQAGQANPAPPVGPALGQHGVNIMEFCKAYNAATESQRGNVIPVEITVYEDRSFTFALKTPPAAKLLLKAAGVPKGSGEPHKTKVAKVTWDQVREIAETKKEDLNANDIDQAAKIIAGTARSMGITVE; this is encoded by the coding sequence ATGGCCCCGAAGAAGAAAGTCGCCGGGCTGATCAAGCTGCAGATCCAGGCCGGGCAGGCCAACCCCGCCCCGCCCGTCGGTCCGGCGCTCGGCCAGCACGGCGTCAACATCATGGAGTTCTGCAAGGCGTACAACGCCGCGACGGAAAGCCAGCGCGGCAACGTCATTCCCGTGGAGATCACCGTCTACGAGGACCGCAGCTTCACGTTCGCGCTGAAGACACCGCCCGCGGCCAAGCTGCTGCTGAAGGCCGCAGGCGTGCCAAAGGGCTCGGGCGAGCCGCACAAGACCAAGGTCGCCAAGGTGACGTGGGATCAGGTGCGCGAGATCGCCGAGACCAAGAAGGAAGACCTGAACGCCAACGACATCGATCAGGCGGCCAAGATCATCGCCGGCACCGCCCGGTCGATGGGAATCACCGTCGAATAA